ACAAAATAACCACAATTAAGCATTGtgattatatttatgttttaaaaaatggaaaaattattgaaCAAGGGTTACGAACAAAATTACAAGAAGACAAAAACAGTGAATATTCGAAAAAGCTCAACGAATTTTAGTgttaacaaatattttatcgCTATACAATTcatagaaaaataaaagaaaataaatccattctcaaaaaaatagctaTATATACCTATATCGCATATAGATAATTGCCGTATATATCCCTATCCTATTCATTTGcgttttttaacaaaacaATAGACCATTTCTCAAATAAAATGACACATACTCatactttatatttttattggaCATAAATATAGCTCTATGTATGCATTTActttatataaacaaaatcgcatttttattttttcgtaaagataagaagaaaaataattcacattatttatttcatcattccttctttaattttttgttttttttctttattaagAAAATACAATTTGTACTTTAGTTATTTcttatttgttattttattttcatatagaAAAGGTTATActtacaaaattatatatgtcaCATGTATGTGTGTACATATGCACTTATTTTTACATGCCTGCGCAAATAATACTTTTTTCcttaatgttttttatactatttATTAAACATGTTAACAATGTTATATCACTACATGTCCCATTTATTTTCTcaaaaatttgtatattcaaaatattttacacaatttatttcccatttttttaatacttACAATTTGATTGATATTAACACAactttaatatatatttatttttaatatattcatattttaatttttttaatataatataatgtatttttatgtacTATACACATTTTAAGTCTATAAATTTGTGAAGGATACTTTCCATTCttacatatatgcatgtgtatttaattattaaaacGAAATGAGCAAATtaaattgtataaataaataaaataataagccAAAACAAGTAAACGGTAGAATgatacacatatatttttaaaaatatattcaaaatttaaataacttacattttaataatattgagacaaaacaaaattcacacaaaaaatatatatatcataataattttcctatatgcatattaggatttctttttcatattttaacaTGATCTCTTTTAATTTCTATATCCTTAATtaactttttattaatttgcAAAAAACACTTTAACTTCTCTTTTTgatcatataataaagcTGATGTTAATATAgcaaatgaaaataacattgattttttaaatttattattattaaatgcaTATGTGTTAAAATTCATGAAGTAGGTATAGTTTAATTTATTGTTTAAAGCGGAGTATTGATCtgttcttatttttttatctatcttaatgtatttttcattatattttttccgtTTTAATCTTTCATCTTCACTTAATTTATAACTAACGAGCTTAGCAACGAACGGCCCCACATTATCTCCATTTTCTATGAAAACCT
Above is a window of Plasmodium berghei ANKA genome assembly, chromosome: 4 DNA encoding:
- a CDS encoding CDGSH iron-sulfur domain-containing protein, putative; protein product: MKDPLEYLEHINFNTNKFPQYNHLVESCPSENEKEKIIRICRCWQSAKFPYCDDTHKVFIENGDNVGPFVAKLVSYKLSEDERLKRKKYNEKYIKIDKKIRTDQYSALNNKLNYTYFMNFNTYAFNNNKFKKSMLFSFAILTSALLYDQKEKLKCFLQINKKLIKDIEIKRDHVKI